The following coding sequences lie in one Saccopteryx bilineata isolate mSacBil1 chromosome 5, mSacBil1_pri_phased_curated, whole genome shotgun sequence genomic window:
- the LYPD6B gene encoding ly6/PLAUR domain-containing protein 6B isoform X1, with protein sequence MLPLCYALAIALVQIFIFSENRAFAKNINFYNVRPPLDPTPFPNSFKCFTCENAGDNYNCNRWAEDKWCPQNTQYCLTVHHFTSHGRSTSVTKKCASSSECHSVGCHHSQDSEHTECRSCCEGMICNVELPTNHTNAVFAVMHAQRTSGSSTRTLCLPVLAWVFVLPLI encoded by the exons ATGCTGCCCCTCTGCTATGCTCTAGCTATAGCACTTGTCCAGATCTTTATCTTCTCAGAAAACCGGGCATTTGCCAAGAACATCAACTTCTATAACGTGAGGCCTCCTCTCGACC ctacacCATTTCCAAACAGCTTCAAGTGTTTTACCTGTGAAAATGCAGGAGATAATTATAACTGCAATCGATGGGCAGAAGACAAATGGTGTCCACAAA ATACACAGTACTGTTTGACAGTTCATCACTTCACCAGCCATGGAAGAAGTACATCCGTCACCAAGAAGTGTGCCTCCAGCAGTGAATGTCATTCTGTTGGCTGCCACCACAGCCAAGATTCTGAACATACa GAGTGTAGGTCTTGCTGTGAAGGAATGATCTGCAATGTGGAATTGCCCACCAACCATACTAACGCGGTCTTCGCTGTAATGCACGCGCAGAGGACGTCTGGGAGCAGTACCCGCACGCTCTGCCTGCCAGTGCTCGCCTGGGTCTTCGTGCTCCCATTGATATGA
- the LYPD6B gene encoding ly6/PLAUR domain-containing protein 6B isoform X2 — translation MLPLCYALAIALVQIFIFSENRAFAKNINFYNVRPPLDHTQYCLTVHHFTSHGRSTSVTKKCASSSECHSVGCHHSQDSEHTECRSCCEGMICNVELPTNHTNAVFAVMHAQRTSGSSTRTLCLPVLAWVFVLPLI, via the exons ATGCTGCCCCTCTGCTATGCTCTAGCTATAGCACTTGTCCAGATCTTTATCTTCTCAGAAAACCGGGCATTTGCCAAGAACATCAACTTCTATAACGTGAGGCCTCCTCTCGACC ATACACAGTACTGTTTGACAGTTCATCACTTCACCAGCCATGGAAGAAGTACATCCGTCACCAAGAAGTGTGCCTCCAGCAGTGAATGTCATTCTGTTGGCTGCCACCACAGCCAAGATTCTGAACATACa GAGTGTAGGTCTTGCTGTGAAGGAATGATCTGCAATGTGGAATTGCCCACCAACCATACTAACGCGGTCTTCGCTGTAATGCACGCGCAGAGGACGTCTGGGAGCAGTACCCGCACGCTCTGCCTGCCAGTGCTCGCCTGGGTCTTCGTGCTCCCATTGATATGA